In Balaenoptera acutorostrata chromosome 12, mBalAcu1.1, whole genome shotgun sequence, a single window of DNA contains:
- the RHOB gene encoding rho-related GTP-binding protein RhoB: MAAIRKKLVVVGDGACGKTCLLIVFSKDEFPEVYVPTVFENYVADIEVDGKQVELALWDTAGQEDYDRLRPLSYPDTDVILMCFSVDSPDSLENIPEKWVPEVKHFCPNVPIILVANKKDLRSDEHVRTELARMKQEPVRTDDGRAMAVRIQAYDYLECSAKTKEGVREVFETATRAALQKRYGSQNGCINCCKVL; this comes from the coding sequence ATGGCGGCCATCCGCAAGAAGCTGGTGGTGGTGGGCGACGGCGCGTGCGGCAAGACGTGCCTGCTGATCGTGTTCAGTAAGGACGAGTTCCCCGAGGTGTACGTGCCCACCGTCTTCGAGAACTATGTGGCCGACATCGAGGTGGACGGCAAGCAGGTGGAGCTGGCGCTGTGGGACACGGCGGGCCAGGAGGACTATGACCGCCTGCGGCCGCTCTCCTACCCGGACACCGACGTGATCCTCATGTGCTTCTCGGTGGACAGCCCGGATTCGCTGGAGAACATCCCCGAGAAGTGGGTGCCCGAGGTGAAGCACTTCTGCCCCAACGTGCCCATCATCCTGGTGGCCAACAAGAAAGACCTGCGCAGCGACGAGCACGTCCGCACAGAGCTGGCGCGCATGAAGCAGGAACCGGTGCGCACGGATGACGGCCGCGCCATGGCCGTGCGCATCCAAGCCTACGACTACCTCGAGTGCTCGGCCAAGACCAAGGAGGGCGTGCGCGAGGTCTTCGAGACGGCCACGCGCGCCGCGCTGCAGAAGCGCTACGGCTCCCAGAACGGCTGCATCAACTGCTGCAAGGTGCTATGA